A portion of the Micromonospora tarapacensis genome contains these proteins:
- the ftsR gene encoding transcriptional regulator FtsR has translation MSIGEVLSQLRADFPDVTISKLRFLEAEGLVEPQRTAAGYRKYGWDDVARLRFVLTAQRDQYLPLRVIREQLAQWDVDGEAPERSRPALVAVGPDGEVPGRGAAQPVESAQVRLDRAELLARSGLDESMLGELERLGLVVSDPPGWYDGDALIIAGAVAGLAAYGFQPRHLRGYRTAADREVGLFAQLVAPLVRQSDPAARARAAETARELVALSQQLHAALVRVGLRSTLGR, from the coding sequence CTGTCCCAGTTGCGGGCGGATTTTCCGGATGTGACGATTTCGAAGCTGCGGTTTCTGGAGGCTGAGGGCCTGGTGGAGCCGCAGCGGACGGCGGCGGGTTACCGGAAGTACGGCTGGGATGATGTGGCGCGGTTGCGGTTCGTGTTGACCGCGCAGCGGGATCAGTATCTGCCGTTGCGGGTGATCCGGGAGCAGTTGGCCCAGTGGGATGTCGACGGTGAGGCGCCGGAGCGTTCGCGCCCGGCGTTGGTGGCGGTGGGTCCCGACGGTGAGGTGCCGGGGCGTGGTGCGGCGCAGCCGGTCGAGTCGGCGCAGGTGCGGCTGGATCGGGCGGAGCTGTTGGCGCGCAGCGGGCTGGACGAGTCGATGCTGGGTGAGTTGGAGCGGCTCGGGTTGGTGGTGTCGGATCCGCCGGGTTGGTACGACGGCGACGCGTTGATCATCGCGGGGGCGGTGGCGGGTCTGGCGGCGTACGGGTTCCAGCCGCGGCATCTGCGTGGTTATCGGACGGCGGCCGATCGGGAGGTCGGCTTGTTCGCGCAGTTGGTGGCGCCGTTGGTGCGGCAGAGTGATCCGGCGGCGCGGGCGCGGGCGGCGGAGACGGCGCGGGAGTTGGTGGCCCTGTCGCAGCAGTTGCACGCGGCCCTGGTGCGGGTGGGATTGCGTTCGACGTTGGGGCGGTGA